The Fervidibacillus albus genome contains a region encoding:
- a CDS encoding glycosyltransferase family 4 protein, which produces MRILVIWRLLTVGGVNAGWRNRAIQFRKYGVETDFLYMKDLGGMHMMEDVATVYLTNEKKEIVRIIEKNDYDAIIVVDTASAYKWIQKAKYNGPVLIEARTPELKKLTRHLKSYEQVQPVGIIVPSEYQKRLVSILTDEIPIYPIDNGIDSSFFRPLLKNEIRYDESPYLQEGKKVIGWIGRLDQRKNWQQLLEIAKGMKERRDDVEFWVIGGAKSVQREQFAEQRRSEQLEDIIRWYPVIPYQHMPHVYAKIRLSGGCTLSTTKTESFGNTFIESMACGVPVVTSDMMPMSEIVLNGKTGLLFQQNKTNDAIHKLNVLLDDEQLHQNLSKAGITYVQNRFSIDIVAKRYIQLLKRLMQQHANERKGKGYGTDSL; this is translated from the coding sequence ATGCGAATATTAGTCATTTGGCGGTTACTGACCGTCGGAGGGGTGAACGCCGGTTGGAGAAATCGGGCCATTCAATTTCGAAAATATGGCGTGGAAACGGACTTTTTGTATATGAAAGATTTAGGCGGTATGCATATGATGGAAGATGTCGCCACCGTTTATTTAACGAATGAAAAAAAGGAAATTGTTCGGATCATTGAAAAAAACGACTATGACGCCATCATTGTCGTCGATACAGCCTCAGCGTACAAGTGGATACAAAAGGCAAAATACAACGGACCGGTTCTGATCGAAGCACGCACACCGGAATTAAAAAAATTAACCCGTCACTTGAAATCCTATGAACAAGTTCAGCCAGTGGGAATCATCGTCCCATCGGAATACCAAAAACGACTCGTCTCCATTTTAACCGATGAAATTCCGATTTATCCAATCGATAACGGAATCGACTCTTCCTTTTTCCGCCCATTATTAAAAAATGAAATCCGTTATGACGAAAGCCCCTATCTCCAGGAAGGAAAAAAAGTAATCGGTTGGATCGGCAGGCTTGATCAGCGGAAAAATTGGCAACAATTGTTGGAAATTGCAAAAGGAATGAAAGAAAGACGCGACGATGTGGAATTTTGGGTCATTGGTGGGGCAAAAAGTGTCCAAAGGGAACAGTTTGCCGAACAACGACGTTCGGAACAATTGGAAGACATCATCCGTTGGTACCCGGTTATCCCGTATCAACATATGCCCCACGTTTATGCAAAGATCCGATTATCAGGAGGTTGTACTTTATCCACGACGAAAACAGAATCGTTCGGAAACACGTTCATTGAATCGATGGCATGCGGCGTTCCCGTCGTTACTTCCGATATGATGCCGATGTCGGAAATCGTATTGAACGGAAAAACAGGCTTATTATTCCAACAAAATAAAACAAACGATGCGATCCATAAATTGAACGTACTTTTAGATGATGAACAACTCCATCAAAACTTATCGAAAGCCGGGATTACATATGTACAAAACCGGTTTTCCATCGACATCGTAGCCAAGCGATATATCCAACTATTAAAACGACTCATGCAACAACATGCAAATGAAAGGAAGGGGAAAGGATATGGAACCGATTCGTTATAA
- a CDS encoding HipA family kinase, with product MEPIRYKGKLEGKSNAHFITFNDGFDYIVKFSQIGFEKSLANEWISYCLARYMGLPIPYAKIVEIPDDFSASFLSPEQINLSKYQFASRYVPDCVNGHECPTPIHCENKETVPSMIVFDYWLFNRDRTRKNVLFQRKHGNVYRLWTIDHAEVFNSYRWTLDELNRLPKDELLESATHRFLARFIDTEDGFSKAIEIMQKMPTLLIEDILELIPEDWNVSKEEKKGIVRQLIHRRKKIVPNLIDRFIEETYGTNRHSKNVEIDR from the coding sequence ATGGAACCGATTCGTTATAAAGGGAAATTGGAAGGAAAATCGAATGCCCATTTCATCACCTTTAATGACGGATTCGATTATATCGTCAAATTTTCCCAAATTGGCTTTGAAAAAAGTTTGGCAAATGAATGGATTTCTTATTGTTTAGCAAGATATATGGGATTGCCCATTCCGTATGCGAAAATCGTTGAGATTCCGGACGACTTTTCTGCCTCCTTTCTTTCTCCCGAGCAGATCAATTTATCAAAATACCAATTCGCTTCCCGATACGTGCCCGACTGTGTGAACGGACACGAATGCCCCACCCCTATTCATTGCGAGAATAAAGAAACCGTTCCTTCCATGATCGTTTTCGACTATTGGCTATTCAATCGGGATCGGACACGAAAAAACGTTCTGTTTCAGCGAAAACATGGAAACGTCTACCGACTATGGACAATCGATCATGCAGAAGTGTTCAATTCGTATCGATGGACGTTGGATGAACTGAATCGACTACCGAAAGATGAGCTTTTAGAAAGTGCTACCCATCGATTTCTCGCCCGATTTATTGATACGGAAGATGGATTTTCCAAGGCAATTGAGATCATGCAAAAAATGCCAACATTACTCATTGAAGACATTTTAGAACTAATACCAGAAGATTGGAACGTATCGAAAGAAGAAAAAAAAGGGATCGTTCGTCAATTAATCCATCGGCGGAAAAAAATCGTTCCAAATTTGATCGATCGTTTTATCGAAGAAACTTACGGAACGAATCGGCATTCAAAAAATGTAGAGATTGATCGATAA